The stretch of DNA agcagttgtgtaagtcacagacgttgctgtggctgtgcactgtgttgctgtggctgtgcattgtgttgctttgacccctagcctgggaacttccatatgctgctggtgtgggccctcccccccaaaaaaaagaaaagaaaaaaagctaaacaaaatgaaaaagcagggaaatatgagccagatgaaggaacaggacaaaaccctcccccaaaaaacagctaagtgaactggagataaacaaaaaagactttagaggagttcccatcatggcgcagtggttaacgaatccgactaggaaccatgaggttgcgggtttggtccctgcccttgctcagtgggttgaggatccggcgttgccgtgggctgtggtgtaggttgcagacgcggctcggaccccaagtggctgtggctctggcgtaggccggagactacagctccaaatgccgtgggaacggcccaagaaatagcaaaaagacaaaaaaaaaaaaaaaaagactttagagatAGTAAAGATGACACgaaatctggggggggggggagtggaggCAAAGATGAAATTACAAGGAATGtttaacaaagcaaaaaatataagatttaaagGACAAACAAGCAGAGGTGAacaatacaataaccaaaatgaaaaactcactagaaggaagcagcagcagaacaCAGGAAACAAAAGAGTGAACAAGCGAGATGGAAGATAGAATTATTGCTATGATTAAATATGtataaacacaaattaaaaactggaagagaagatggagggaaaaaaagacctgTCAGACTAGTGGGAATATGGtagaatatttctttctctgttaatTCATGTTTAATGATAAACACATTGTAAGATAAATCAACATTTACTAATTCATGATATAGAGGGGTGTGCATGCAAAGGTAGTGGTTCTTATCTTTGCCTTCACACTAAACGAGTCTCCTGAAGATTGTGTGAAAAAATACTGAGACCAGCCCCACATCCAGAAATTGTAATTCTGTTGGTCTGCAGCAGGACACAtgcatcagtattttaaaaaaacaaaaacaaaaaaaaaaaacttagcactGTAGGTAATCCTAAAAGGCAGCAGCTGCTGGGAGCTCTTGTCCTAGATTATTGCTTTCAGCTCTGgtctttctccacatcctccccgcATTGTagagacaaggaaactgaagccagaGAGGGGTCCTGCCTCACCTAAAGCTGCTCTTTCAGTCGGTCTGGCTGGCACTAAAATCTGGGTCTCTTTTTTCGCTATGCCATTAGGGGTTGACTGAGGTCCATCCATCTAAGATGccacttccctttcctttctcctctgatGTGCAAGAAGCAAACACAGAGTGAAACTGGGGAGAGTGAAAGCCTCCACCACTGCCCCCAAGAGCCTCCTCCTCACTCTAGAaccacccccttcctcccctgggAAGGCCCACCAGGCTGAGATGACTCCAGTTCACCCTGCCCTCTACCTGCCCCCATCCCTCGCTCTGCACATCCTATCAGCACTTGCTCGGGGAATTGAGGGGCTCAGTTCAAACCCAGAGACCTGGAAACCATACCTGGTGATATCCGTCACATTTGTGAGGGTAACTTTGAGGCCAGGAGAGGAGAGGCTGGTAGTGAAATCAGTGAGGAATTGGGTCACAGTCCTCACGGTCCTGGGCCTGGGACGGTGCCGGTTTGTGGTGGTGGTAGGAGGAAGGGTGGTCGTTGGACTGCAACTCTGGGTGGGAGTCTCAGCAGAGGCAGGGGTTCCTGAAGAATCTGCAAGAAGGCACATTGAATGGATGgtcagatggatggatgagtggcaAGATAAGTGGAACAGAGGAGGGAAATGAAAATGGCCATTCATGAAGCAAGATTTTCTTTAGCAAAGATGAAAGAAGAAGTGTAGCATCCACCTGGGgcagagacaggaaaaaagaaagaaggagagagggaagaagggtgggaaggagggaaataggaaagaagaaaggaatttcCAGGCTATACATGTCATTGGACATGCACTTGCCTGCCATTCTTCACCATTCCACATGCGCCCCCACTTCTTCAGGAATAATTCCCTGATTGCCTTATACCATTCTCTCTGCCTTGCCCTCATCTGTGCATCTGACATGTGGCTTTACAATTTATCTTTTATCAATATCCTCTGTATGTATCTTGACTTCCTTAGGCTTAGAATCCCATAGGTGCTAGAGACTCAAACCTGCTTCCCGCTACTCTGCCTTTCTTAGCTTGTCTAATCAACATCTATGGaaggcctactgtgtgccaggctcttcATTAGTTTCTAGGGATATAGAGCTGAGAAAGTCCAAGTCTTTCTCTCAAGGTTCTGAGAGATgaacagggggtggggggaagggggcagataaggaaactggccACTACTTAACCAAAGAGATAGTGTGATCTGAAAGGGAGCACGAAGTGGGCTCTGGATCTTGGCTACCCAAAAATGGGAGCCATGGACCAGTATCACCTGAGATGAgatcagaaatgcagaatctagGTCCCACCCTAGACCTGTTGCATCCGAGTCTGCATTTGAATTAAGATCCCCTGGTGGTTGATGCCCACAGTAAGTTCTGAAGAGCACTGCTTTGGAAGCACACAGGAGGGCCAGCAAATGCATCcatgggagggagagagtgacTCACAGAGGCTTCCCATGGAAATGACTTCTACGTGAAGACCTGAAGAATGAGACTAAATCGTTCCAAGCCCACCTTTCACTGTACCCCCACTTCTTGCAATAGCATAACACATTAGGCTCTGCTCCCCAAAAGAAATCCCATACAAAGAAGAAATCCCATACAAAAATTCCCATTCTGGACCAAATGTCTCTAAGACCTCAAATGAGAGACATGGAGCTTCTGAGAGAGCACAGGCTTCTAGAAGTCCTGAGCCACAGCCCTGTTAGTGCTACCAccactgctccccacccccaacctggccTGGCTCGCCCCACTCTCtacccctccctgcctccagtcaCTCACAGTTGGTCACCACCAGGCGGACGGGGTAGAACAGGATGATGGGATCCTTGGGAGGTTGATAGATCACACATCGGTACAGTCCTGAGTCTTCTGCTTGAACGTTGGTCATTTGGACATGCAGCATGCCCTCACTGGGTTCATCTGTTAGGAAGATCTTCCCCACCTGGACTTTACTGACCTGTCCCGAGACCCTTTCTGTGATTGCCAGCGTCTGGAACTTCCCATTACGATTCAGCTTCTGCCAGGCCTTCCGGCTGTTGGAATACACTCCAACAGTGACAGGACAGTTCACATTCAGGGTCTCTCCCTCTGCTAGGATGTACTTTTCCTCAGGTAGTTCAGTGGCAGCTTGGATTTCTGTAAGTGGAGAATCAGACTTAGGCTCTGGGAGGAATAGCTTTtctctctttggaaaaaaagaggagacttttttttttttttttttcatgttcaatCACCTGTTTTTCAGACAAGATCCTCAAGGTTTCTGGAAAAGATGCAGCTTTCCCTGCAAGCCAGCACTTGACCCCAGATCTTATCACTGTGAGTAATTTTGTGggttatagtttttcttttttttttaactgcaagaGCTAGACTGCATATCGTTGGTGCAAATGAACTTTTGTAAATGATTGTTTTTGAGAGGAAGAAATGGCCTGTATAGAGACAGGGGACATATTCTAAGACCCTAATTGAGGGGGCACGGTGGGAGGGAAAGATTTCAGAGAAGGACATACAGGGTATAGAGTGGATGTGAAGACTTGCTACTAGCAGAGAATGATGTCACCGAACAGCGAGAGGAATTTCACTTAAGTCAAGGGAGAGAGACTTGGAAAAATGGTGAGGAAGCCGTCTTGAGGACATGGTGGATATTGATGTCTGGCCGTGTggttctcctctctcccttccttgggAAGCAGAGCATCTCTTTCTTAGGGGATCCATCCTATGTGGCTTTACTGACAGGCTGTCCCACATTCTCAAGAACAGGCATGCTGAGACAGGGTTaaaatggtggagtagaaggactggagctcaccttctctcataaaaacaacaaaattacaaccaactgctgaacaaccttcaaccaaatagactgcagactatcaaaaaagataccctactccaaaagacaaagaggaggccatatcaagatgGTAAGAGGgatgattacatgatataagcaatcccatacctgccaggtgggcaggCCACAgcctggaaagtaactgtatcacataGACTCAGCTAtgagagtgagagttctgagccccacatcaggtccccatgcctgggggtctggcattgggagaagtaGCCCCCAGGGCATaaggcattgaaggccagtggggtttgtgtgtgggagctccatgggactggggaaaacagaaaccccattcttgaaaggcacacacaggctttcatgtccactaggttggacctgactgcagttctgggAGGATCTCtggggaaaacagggggtgactgtggcttgttgtgggggaatgACATTGATGGCAAAGGTctctggaataatcatcagcacgtgttcctctagaggtggctattttggaaaagtctggcctcacccatcagggctgagaagccccagaccaaacaataatccaggtggaatcacagacctacccatcagtaaacaggctgcctagaGACCCCcatgcacacagctgcctctaatctcacccagagacaaagccccacccaccagagggataagaatcagcttcacctaccagtgggcaggcaccagtccctcccatcagcaaGTCCCCATACCAATTTCAGCAAAAAGGGAGgtggacatcagaagcaagagaggttacaactctattgtctgaaaaaaggagaccacaccaaaaatctatacaaaatgaaaaggcagagaagtataactcagataagggagcaaggaagaaaacccagaagaacagctaagtgacctggagattatcaacctccatgaaaaagactttagactgatgatggtgaagatgattgaagacattggaaataaactggagacaaagatggGTAAATTACAGGAAACAccgagcaaagaaatacaagatttaaggattaagcaagcagagatacaaaatacaataactgaaatttaaaaattcattagaagcaaccaacagcagaatacaggaggcaaaagaatgaataagcaaggtggaggacagactagtggaaatcactgatgtggaactgaaaagagaaaaaagattgagaagaaatgaagacagtctaagagaactctaggacaacattaaatacaccaacatccatattataggggtgccagaaggagaagagagaaagaaagggtcaggaaaaatatttgaagagataatagccaaaaactgccctaaatgggaaaagaatca from Sus scrofa isolate TJ Tabasco breed Duroc chromosome 7, Sscrofa11.1, whole genome shotgun sequence encodes:
- the TREM1 gene encoding triggering receptor expressed on myeloid cells 1 precursor, producing MRSARLGRLLWMLFITEIQAATELPEEKYILAEGETLNVNCPVTVGVYSNSRKAWQKLNRNGKFQTLAITERVSGQVSKVQVGKIFLTDEPSEGMLHVQMTNVQAEDSGLYRCVIYQPPKDPIILFYPVRLVVTNYSSGTPASAETPTQSCSPTTTLPPTTTTNRHRPRPRTVRTVTQFLTDFTTSLSSPGLKVTLTNVTDITRDTEISLILPAVCGLLSKSLVFIVLFVVTRMSFTP